The genome window CTGCACTGATCCGCCAAGCAGCACGCAATATTATTGTGTTCATCGCCATCAGTTTGGTTACCGCTACACTGTATTTCCTGCTAACCCCGCTGAAAGAGGCACAAAGCGAGCTTTTGGCACGTACCCAGCCAACCCTATGGGACGTGTTAATTGCCTTCTTCGGCGGTAGTGCAGGCATTGTGGCATTAACGCGCAAAGAAGGAGGCAATGCCATCCCGGGTGTGGCAATTGCCACTGCACTGATGCCTCCTCTGTGCACGGCGGGCTATGGACTAGCACACGGTAACTGGCACTATTTTTTCGGTGCTTTTTATCTGTTTGCCATCAACTGCGTGTTCATCGCTTTTTCCACCCTACTGTTTTCCAAACTACTTAAGCTGCCGCGCAGGGGGCTGGTAAGTGAGACCAAACGCAGACTGCACCGTATTATTATCACAGCCGTAGTGTTGGCAGTGATGATTCCGAGCGGATATATGGCATCGGGACTAGTGCGTCAGGAGCTGTTTAATACCAAAGCCAACAATGCCATCGCCGCTGCACAACAGCAGGAAGGTTTTTTCGTGCTGCGTAAAATGGTGAACTACAAAGAAGGTGCAGTCGGGCTGATTGTCAACGGAACAGGGAATGCCGAGAAAATTACCACTCTGCTGGTCACAAATCTGAAAGCGGCAGGTATAAAAGAACCGCAAGTGAAAGTAGTCTATGCGGGGGGGCAGTGACACCAGAATTGAAGAACTGCTGGCAAGCCATAACAACTCGGTGCAGTTACAGAACAAGCTGGAAGAGCAGCAGGCCTACATCGATACCGTGCTGGCGGGCAAAACCACCAGTCCCGAAGACGTAGCAGTACTGAGGGAAATCAAAGCCCAATATCCGGAAGCCGAAAAAATCGTTGTTGGGCGCGGTTTGGTTTGGGAAAAAGCACAAACTGCACCCGCTACGCAGGAGCAGCCTGAGAGAGTTCAAAGCGAAGAAGCGGACGCAAGTAACAATGTTGTTGTCTCCCTCGAATTCGACCAACCTCTGCCCGCCAAAGACCGCGAACGGTTACAGGCGTGGTTGAACCAGCGTTATGAAGGTACAACGGTGCGCTTGTTGGTCAATACCAAAGTTTTGGACAAATAGGCATCCCTCAAATATTTCGCCTGAACCCCGGAGGCTAGCTAGAACTTTTCAGGTAGCCTCCCTTAGTGTGAATTATGAATGACGAAACCCGCCCGCTTGTATATCGGAACTCCCGTATCATAGCAACCAACCGCCCAGCCGCCACCCGCACCCACCCAAGTTTAGGGGTCGTGTGCGTGGCAAAGCCACACACCCTACTACTCATGTTGTTGTTATCAAACAAGGTGGGCAACGAGTTGCCCACCCTACGGGCGCGGGCGGGGTGGTTGATTATTTTGAAATACTTGCCCGCGTGGGGTGCAGGGGCTTGCCCCTGCTCGTGGTAGGCGGCGAAACGCCTGCTCTGGCAAAAGATTGGCGATGCTTCAATGCAGCCTGAAAGTGGTCAATGGAAACATTTGGTGGGCAAGCGAGTTGCCCACCCTACGGCTATATTAGGCAGCCTGAAAACGTTGAATGCGTTTTCAGGCTGCCTTTTATTTAGCCGATGATGCAGGGCGCAAAGCGGTTGATGGTGTCGCGCAGGGCGATGAGTTTGCCGTGGAAGAAATGCCCGCTTTCGGGGATAACGATGAGCGGGATGTCTTGCGCGGCGCACCATGCGAGGGGTTTGGCGATGTCCACCACTTCGTCTTTTTCGCCGTGGATGATGAGGGTTTTTTGCACGTCGGGCGTGGGTGGCGTGGGCAGGGCGTAGTGGTTGAGGGCGGCGCCGATGAGCAGCAAGAGGTCGGGACGGCGCGCTTGGGCGGCGAAATTGGCAACGTAGCCGCCGAACGAGAAGCCTGCGATGGCGAGCAGGGCGGCTTGCGGGTGCTGGGCGCGGGCGTGGTCGATGACGGCGATGCAGTCGTCGGTTTCGCCTTTGCCCTCGCTGTATTGCCCTGCGCTGTTGCCTGTGCCGCGCAGGTTGGGCAGGTAGCAGTGAAAGCCCATTTGCGCGAGGCATTTGGCGGCGGTTTGGATGACTTTGTTGGTGAAGGTGCCGCCTTGGGTGGGGTTGGGGTGGTTGATAACGGCAACGCCGCGTTCTGTGCCTTGGGCAGGGAGGTAGAGGGTTTCTAGGTTGCCAACGGGGCCGTAGATTTGGATAAGGGTTTGTTGTGCCATTTTGTTTCCTTGGGTTGATGTGGGTGGGGTTTTTTCAGGCTGCCTTTGGCATAGTGAGGCAGTCTGAAAGTGGGTTAGCTGATGATGACTTTGATGCCCAGCGCGGTCATGGCAACGCCGAGTACGCGGTCTATCCAATGCCCTGCTTTTTGGAAGCGTTGGTTGACGGCGGGCATGGAGAGCAGGAAGGTTACGAGGGCGAACCAGGCAAATTGCAGCACCATCATCCATGCGCCGTATACGGCAAGCTGCCAAGTGGGCATGGTGGGGGAGAGGACGATGGTGAAGATGGAGACGAAGTACACGGGGGCTTTGGGGTTGAGCACGTTGCACAGGAAGCCTTTAATCAGCGCGGTGCGGGCGGATTGGGGGGCGGCTTTGGCGGCGCTGATTTCGGTGATTTCGCCTTTGGCTTTGGCGCGGATGCCTTTGTAGCCGAGGTAGATAAGGTATGCGCCGCCGATGATTTTGACGGCGGTGAGCAGCCATGCGGCGGATGCGATAAGGGCGGCCATGCCGAGCACGGAATAGGCGATGTGGATGCCCAAGCCGAGTGCCACGCCAAGGCTGCTAATCAGCCCGATGCGCCTGCCTTGCCCGAGGGCTTGCTGGGAGATAAAGACGAAGTCGGGGCCGGGGGACATCGCGCCGAGGATGTGGATGCCGGTGATTAGGATGAAGCCGTGCCAGAAGGTCATGAGGAGATTCCTTGTGTTGGGGTTGGAGAGGGAAGCCTGAAAACGGGCTGGGGGATTATGGTTGGCAGTTGCGTCGTTTTAACCATGCGTCTCGTGCCGACGGGTATTTGCTTT of Kingella oralis contains these proteins:
- a CDS encoding alpha/beta hydrolase → MAQQTLIQIYGPVGNLETLYLPAQGTERGVAVINHPNPTQGGTFTNKVIQTAAKCLAQMGFHCYLPNLRGTGNSAGQYSEGKGETDDCIAVIDHARAQHPQAALLAIAGFSFGGYVANFAAQARRPDLLLLIGAALNHYALPTPPTPDVQKTLIIHGEKDEVVDIAKPLAWCAAQDIPLIVIPESGHFFHGKLIALRDTINRFAPCIIG
- a CDS encoding LysE family transporter; protein product: MTFWHGFILITGIHILGAMSPGPDFVFISQQALGQGRRIGLISSLGVALGLGIHIAYSVLGMAALIASAAWLLTAVKIIGGAYLIYLGYKGIRAKAKGEITEISAAKAAPQSARTALIKGFLCNVLNPKAPVYFVSIFTIVLSPTMPTWQLAVYGAWMMVLQFAWFALVTFLLSMPAVNQRFQKAGHWIDRVLGVAMTALGIKVIIS